From Candidatus Sphingomonas colombiensis, one genomic window encodes:
- a CDS encoding L-serine ammonia-lyase produces the protein MPSDQPSAVSVTELFTIGIGPSSSHTVGPMRAAKAFAQEIVDAGLIPVRVQCELFGSLSLTGRGHHSDRAVLLGLSGETPERVDPAAIDGLIAAIGAEGRLALDGREAIAFDIAGDLLFRPGFLPAHPNAMVFTASLDDGSEVVRRYYSIGGGVIRQEGAEPERANRQPRHPFGSAVELLAIGSTEGLAIADIVRANERAWRENADTDAFLDRVRDAMTSSIERGCAATGELPGGLKVQRRARAIREKLLERGPRSDPSVVFEWVSLWALAVNEENAAGGRVVTAPTNGAAGVIPAVLRYYETFVHGATREGVRTLLLTAAAIGMLYKKRASISAAEMGCQGEVGVACSMAAGGLVAALGGSNAQIENAAEIGMEHNLGLTCDPIGGLVQIPCIERNTMGAIKAINAAYLALHGDGRHIVSLDQVIETMRQTGEDMRSKYKETSLGGLAVNVVEC, from the coding sequence ATGCCTTCCGACCAGCCGTCTGCGGTCAGCGTCACCGAATTGTTCACGATCGGGATCGGCCCGTCGAGTTCGCACACCGTTGGCCCGATGCGCGCCGCCAAGGCCTTCGCGCAGGAGATCGTCGACGCGGGGCTGATTCCGGTGCGGGTGCAGTGCGAATTGTTCGGATCGCTCTCGCTCACCGGGCGCGGGCACCATAGCGATCGCGCGGTGCTGCTCGGCCTGTCGGGCGAGACGCCGGAGAGGGTCGATCCGGCGGCGATCGACGGGCTGATCGCGGCGATCGGCGCGGAGGGGCGATTGGCGCTCGACGGGCGCGAGGCCATCGCGTTCGACATTGCGGGCGATCTGCTGTTCCGTCCCGGCTTCCTGCCCGCGCATCCCAATGCGATGGTCTTCACCGCGTCGCTCGATGACGGCAGCGAAGTCGTGCGGCGTTATTATTCGATCGGCGGCGGCGTGATCCGGCAGGAAGGGGCGGAGCCGGAACGCGCCAACCGCCAGCCGCGCCATCCGTTCGGATCGGCGGTGGAATTGCTCGCGATCGGTTCGACCGAAGGGTTGGCGATCGCCGATATCGTCCGCGCCAACGAACGCGCGTGGCGCGAAAACGCGGATACCGACGCATTCCTCGATCGCGTGCGCGATGCGATGACCAGCTCGATCGAGCGCGGTTGCGCGGCGACCGGCGAGCTGCCCGGCGGCCTTAAAGTGCAGCGCCGCGCGCGCGCAATCCGCGAGAAACTGCTTGAACGCGGGCCCCGTAGCGATCCCAGCGTCGTGTTCGAATGGGTCAGCCTGTGGGCGCTGGCGGTGAACGAGGAGAATGCCGCCGGCGGCCGCGTGGTCACAGCGCCCACCAATGGCGCGGCGGGAGTGATCCCGGCGGTGCTGCGCTATTACGAGACGTTCGTCCACGGCGCGACGCGCGAAGGCGTGCGCACCTTGCTGCTCACGGCGGCGGCGATCGGGATGCTCTACAAGAAGCGCGCCTCGATCTCGGCGGCGGAGATGGGGTGTCAGGGCGAGGTCGGCGTCGCCTGCTCGATGGCGGCGGGCGGTCTGGTCGCGGCGCTGGGCGGCAGCAATGCGCAGATCGAGAATGCCGCCGAGATCGGCATGGAGCACAATCTCGGTCTCACCTGCGATCCGATCGGCGGGCTGGTGCAAATCCCGTGCATCGAGCGCAATACGATGGGCGCGATCAAGGCGATCAACGCGGCCTATCTCGCGCTGCATGGCGACGGGCGGCATATCGTCAGCCTCGATCAGGTGATCGAAACGATGCGCCAGACCGGCGAGGACATGCGGTCGAAATATAAGGAGACGAGCCTTGGCGGGCTGGCGGTGAACGTCGTGGAATGTTGA